Proteins encoded together in one Monomorium pharaonis isolate MP-MQ-018 chromosome 8, ASM1337386v2, whole genome shotgun sequence window:
- the LOC118647152 gene encoding uncharacterized protein LOC118647152: MGGNAVKWLATMLPEFSGFEDENVNVWMRRVNKAALVHGATDGVTLLAAASKLTKFARKWFEAKDDEVLETWSDLKQEMPKMFNQKTLVHKILQKVEARKWNMGQETFEQYAISKCAIMCQLDFPAREQIHLLVSGIPIGSLRATALSVKQDTLVS; the protein is encoded by the coding sequence ATGGGAGGTAACGCGGTAAAGTGGCTAGCTACCATGCTGCCCGAATTTAGTGGATTTGAAGACGAAAATGTCAATGTCTGGATGCGGAGGGTAAATAAGGCGGCGCTGGTACACGGGGCGACGGATGGAGTCACGCTCCTCGCCGCCGCTAGCAAACTCACAAAGTTTGCAAGAAAGTGGTTCGAAGCGAAGGACGATGAGGTCCTAGAGACGTGGTCGGACTTGAAACAGGAGATGCCGAAGATGTTCAACCAAAAAACATTAGTTCACAAAATCTTGCAGAAAGTGGAAGCCAGAAAGTGGAACATGGGCCAAGAGACTTTTGAACAGTATGCCATTTCGAAGTGCGCTATAATGTGTCAGCTTGATTTTCCAGCAAGAGAGCAAATTCACCTGTTAGTAAGCGGAATTCCGATAGGCTCGCTGAGAGCGACGGCACTGTCAGTAAAGCAAGACACGCTGGTTTCATAG